Proteins co-encoded in one Apis cerana isolate GH-2021 unplaced genomic scaffold, AcerK_1.0 Chr0_AcerK, whole genome shotgun sequence genomic window:
- the LOC133667553 gene encoding uncharacterized protein LOC133667553 — protein MQGRLSAWLVKHGIIHRSLGFDYQGIETLQIKPEDWHSIAVILYVYGYNYLRSQCAYDVAPGGLLASVYHLTRIEYGVDQPEEVCIKVFASRRNPRIPSVFWVWKSADFQERESYDMLGISYDNHPRLKRILMPESWIGWPLRKDYISPDFYEIQDAH, from the coding sequence ATGCAGGGTCGTTTATCTGCTTGGCTAGTCAAGCATGGGATAATTCATAGATCTTTGGGCTTTGATTATCAAGGAATAGAGACTTTACAAATAAAGCCCGAGGATTGGCATTCTATTGCCGtcattttatacgtatatggTTACAATTATCTACGCTCCCAATGTGCCTATGATGTAGCACCTGGTGGACTGTTAGCTAGTGTATATCATCTTACCAGAATAGAGTATGGTGTGGATCAACCAGAAGAGGTATGCATAAAAGTATTTGCCTCAAGGAGGAATCCTAGAATTCCGTCCGTTTTCTGGGTTTGGAAAAGCGCGGATTTTCAAGAACGAGAATCCTATGATATGTTGGGAATCTCTTATGATAATCATCCACGCTTGAAACGTATCTTAATGCCTGAAAGTTGGATAGGATGGCCCTTGCGTAAGGATTATATTTCCCccgatttttatgaaatacaagATGCTCATTGA
- the LOC133667618 gene encoding LOW QUALITY PROTEIN: uncharacterized protein LOC133667618 (The sequence of the model RefSeq protein was modified relative to this genomic sequence to represent the inferred CDS: inserted 6 bases in 5 codons; substituted 1 base at 1 genomic stop codon), with the protein MIIRSPEPEVKILVDKDPVKTSFEEWAKPGHFSRTIAKGPDTTTWIWNLHADAHDFDSHTSDLEEISRKVFSAHFGQLSIIFLWLSGMYFHGARFSNYEAWLSDPTHIGPSAQVVWPIVGQEILNGDVGXGFRGIQITSGXFQIWRASGITSELQLYCTAIGALVFAALMLFAGWFHYHKAAPKLAWFQDVESMLNHHLAGLLGLGSLSWAGHQVHVSLPINQFLNAGVDPKEIPLPHEFILNRDLLAQLYPSFAEGATPFFTLNWSKYAEFLTFRGGLDPVTGGLWLTDIAHHHLAIAVLFLIAGHMYRTNWGIGHGLKDILEAHKGPFTGQGHKGLYEILTTSWHAQLSLNLAMLGSLTIVVAHHMYSMPPYPYLATDYGTQLSLFTHHMWIGGFLIVGAAAHAAIFMVRDYDPTTRYNDLLDRVLRHRDAIISHLNWACIFLGFHSFGLYIHNDTMSALGRPQDMFSDTALQLQPVFAQWIQNTHALAPGATAPGATASTSLTWGXADLVAVGGKVALLPIPLGTADFXVHHIHAFTIHVTVLILLKGVLFARSSRLIPDKANLGFRFPCDGPGRGGTCQVSAWDHVFLGLFWMYNSISVVIFHFSWKMQSDVWGSINDQGVVTHITGGNFAQSSITINGWLXDFLWAQASQVIQSYGSSLSAYGLXFLGAHFVWAFSLMFLFSGRGYWQELIESIVWAHNKLKVAPATQPRALSIVQGRAVGVTHYLLGGIATTWAFFLARIIAVG; encoded by the exons ATGATTATTCGTTCGCCGGAACCagaagtaaaaattttggTGGATAAGGATCCCGTAAAAACTTCTTTCGAGGAATGGGCCAAACCGGGTCATTTTTCAAGAACAATAGCTAAAGGGCCTGATACTACCACTTGGATCTGGAACCTACATGCTGATGCTCACGATTTCGATAGCCATACCAGCGATTTGGAGGAGATCTCTCGAAAAGTATTTAGTGCCCATTTCGGCCAACTCTCCATAATCTTTCTTTGGCTGAGCGGCATGTATTTCCACGGTGCTCGTTTTTCCAATTATGAAGCATGGCTAAGTGATCCAACCCACATTGGACCGAGTGCTCAGGTGGTTTGGCCAATAGTGGGCCAAGAAATATTGAATGGTGATGTGG GGGGTTTCCGAGGAATACAAATAACCTCTG TTTTTCAGATTTGGCGAGCATCTGGAATAACTAGTGAATTACAACTCTATTGTACCGCAATCGGCGCATTGGTCTTTGCAGCGTTAATGCTTTTTGCTGGTTGGTTTCATTATCATAAAGCGGCCCCGAAATTGGCTTGGTTTCAAGATGTAGAATCTATGTTGAATCACCACTTAGCGGGGCTACTAGGACTTGGATCTCTTTCTTGGGCGGGGCATCAAGTCCATGTATCTTTACCGATTAACCAATTTCTAAACGCTGGAGTAGATCCTAAAGAGATACCGCTCCCTCATGAATTTATCTTGAATCGCGATCTTTTGGCTCAACTTTATCCGAGTTTTGCCGAGGGAGCAACCCCATTTTTCACCTTGAATTGGTCAAAATATGCGGAATTTCTTACTTTTCGTGGAGGATTAGATCCAGTAACTGGAGGCCTATGGTTGACCGATATTGCACATCATCATTTAGCGATTGCTGTTCTGTTCCTGATAGCGGGTCACATGTATAGAACCAACTGGGGCATTGGTCATGGgctaaaagatattttagaaGCTCATAAAGGTCCATTTACAGGCCAGGGCCATAAAGGCCTATATGAGATCCTAACAACGTCATGGCATGCTCAATTATCTCTTAACCTAGCCATGTTAGGCTCTTTAACCATTGTTGTAGCTCACCATATGTATTCCATGCCCCCTTATCCATATCTAGCTACTGACTATGGTACACAACTGTCATTGTTCACACATCACATGTGGATTGGTGGATTTCTCATAGTTGGTGCTGCCGCGCATGCAGCCATTTTTATGGTAAGAGACTATGATCCAACTACTCGATACAACGATCTATTAGATCGTGTCCTTAGACATCGTGATGCAATCATATCACATCTCAACTGGGCGTGTATATTTCTGGGCTTTCACAGTTTTGGTTTGTATATTCATAACGATACCATGAGTGCCTTAGGGCGTCCTCAAGATATGTTTTCAGATACCGCTCTACAATTACAACCCGTTTTTGCCCAATGGATACAAAATACTCACGCTTTAGCACCCGGTGCAACGGCTCCTGGTGCAACGGCAAGTACCAGTTTAACCTGGG GTGCTGATTTAGTAGCAGTGGGCGGCAAAGTGGCCTTGTTACCTATTCCGTTAGGAACCGCGGATTT GGTACATCATATCCATGCATTTACGATTCATGTCACGGTATTGATACTCCTGAAAGGTGTTCTATTTGCTCGCAGCTCCCGGTTGATACCAGATAAAGCAAATCTTGGTTTTCGTTTTCCTTGTGATGGGCCTGGAAGAGGGGGTACATGTCAAGTATCGGCTTGGGATCATGTCTTCTTAGGACTATTCTGGATGTACAATTCTATTTCGGTAGTAATATTCCATTTCAGCTGGAAAATGCAGTCAGATGTTTGGGGCAGTATAAACGATCAAGGGGTAGTAACTCATATCACGGGAGGAAATTTCGCGCAGAGTTCTATTACTATTAATGGGTGGCTCTGAGATTTCTTATGGGCACAGGCATCCCAGGTAATTCAGTCTTATGGTTCTTCATTATCTGCATATGGCC TTTTCCTAGGTGCTCATTTTGTATGGGCTTTTAGTTTAATGTTTCTATTCAGTGGACGTGGTTATTGGCAAGAACTTATTGAATCCATCGTTTGGgctcataataaattaaaagttgctCCTGCTACTCAGCCGAGAGCCTTGAGCATTGTACAAGGACGTGCTGTAGGAGTAACCCATTACCTTCTGGGTGGAATTGCCACAACATGGGCGTTCTTCTTAGCAAGAATTATTGCAGTAGGATAA
- the LOC133667576 gene encoding uncharacterized protein LOC133667576, which yields MSRYRGPRFKKIRRLGALPGLTNKRPKAGSDLRNQSRSGKKSQYRIRLEEKQKLRFHYGLTERQLLKYVYIAGKAKGSTGQVLLQLLEMRLDNILFRLGMASTIPAARQLVNHRHILVNGRIVDIPSYRCKPRDIIMAKDEQKSRTLIQNSLNSSPQAEVPNHLTLHPVQYKGLVNQIIDSKWVGLKINELLVVEYYSRQT from the coding sequence ATGTCGCGTTACCGAGGACctcgtttcaaaaaaatacgCCGCCTGGGGGCTTTACCAGGACTAACTAATAAAAGGCCTAAAGCCGGGAGTGATCTTAGAAACCAATCGCGTTCCGGGAAAAAATCTCAATATCGTATTCGCctagaagaaaaacaaaaattgcgTTTTCATTATGGTCTTACAGAACGACAATTACTTAAATACGTTTATATCGCCGGAAAAGCCAAGGGGTCAACAGGTCAAGTTTTACTACAATTACTTGAAATGCGTTTGGATAACATCCTTTTTCGATTGGGTATGGCTTCGACTATTCCCGCAGCACGCCAATTAGTTAACCATAGACATATTTTAGTGAATGGGCGTATAGTAGATATACCAAGTTATCGCTGCAAACCCCGAGATATTATTATGGCGAAGGATGAACAAAAATCCAGAACTCTGATTCAAAATTCTCTCAACTCTTCCCCTCAGGCGGAAGTGCCAAACCATTTGACTCTTCACCCAGTCCAATATAAAGGACTGGTCAATCAAATAATAGATAGTAAATGGGTCGgtttgaaaataaacgaattgcTAGTCGTAGAGTATTATTCTCGTCAAACTTAA
- the LOC133667552 gene encoding LOW QUALITY PROTEIN: uncharacterized protein LOC133667552 (The sequence of the model RefSeq protein was modified relative to this genomic sequence to represent the inferred CDS: inserted 3 bases in 3 codons), which yields MFLLYEYDXFWAFLIISSLIPILAFLISGILAPIRKGPEKLSSYESGIEPMGNAWLQFRIRYYMFALVFVVFDVETVFLYPWAMSFDVLGVSVFIEALIFVLILIVGLVYAWRKGAVMNSIEFPLLNRTAEISVISTTLNDLSNWSRLSSLWPLLYGTSCCFIEFASLIGSRFDFDRYGLVPRSSPRQADLILTAGTVTMKMXPSLVRLYEQMPEPKYVIAMGACTITGGMFSTDSYSTVXGVDKLIPVDVYLPGCPPKPEAVIDAITKLRKKISREIYENRIRSQQENRCFTTNHKFHVGRSIHTGNYDQRFLYQPPSTSEIPTENFFKYKNSVSSHELVN from the exons ATGTTTTTGCTTTacgaatatg atttttgggcatttctaataatatcaaGTCTTATTCCTATTTtggcatttttaatttctgggATTTTAGCCCCGATTAGAAAAGGGCCGGAGAAACTTTCTAGTTACGAATCGGGTATAGAACCAATGGGCAACGCTTGGTTACAATTTAGAATCCGTTATTATATGTTTGCTCTAGTTTTTGTTGTTTTTGATGTTGAAACGGTTTTTCTTTATCCATGGGCAATGAGTTTCGATGTATTGGGCGTATCTGTATTTATAGAAGCTTTAATTTTCGTGCTTATCTTAATTGTTGGTTTAGTTTATGCATGGCGGAAGGGAGC agttATGAATTCCATTGAGTTTCCTTTACTTAATCGAACAGCCGAAATTTCAGTTATTTCAACTACATTAAATGATCTTTCAAATTGGTCAAGACTCTCCAGTTTATGGCCGCTTCTCTATGGTACCAGTTGttgttttattgaatttgCTTCACTAATAGGATCGCGGTTTGACTTTGATCGTTATGGACTAGTACCAAGATCGAGTCCTAGACAAGCGGATCTAATTTTAACAGCCGGAACAGTAACAATGAAAA GCCCCTCCTTGGTGAGATTATATGAGCAAATGCCCGAACCAAAATATGTTATTGCTATGGGAGCCTGTACAATTACAGGAGGGATGTTCAGTACCGATTCTTATAGTACTG CGGGAGTCGATAAACTAATTCCCGTGGATGTCTATTTGCCGGGTTGTCCCCCTAAACCGGAAGCAGTTATAGATGCTATAACAAAACTTCGTAAGAAAATATCTCGAGAAAtctatgaaaatagaattaggTCTCAACAAGAAAATCGATGTTTTACAACCAATCACAAGTTTCATGTTGGACGCAGTATTCATACTGGAAATTATGATCAAAGATTCCTCTATCAACCGCCATCTACTTCAGAGATCCCTACtgaaaactttttcaaatataaaaattcagtaTCTTCTCACGAATTAGTGAATTAG
- the LOC133667558 gene encoding LOW QUALITY PROTEIN: uncharacterized protein LOC133667558 (The sequence of the model RefSeq protein was modified relative to this genomic sequence to represent the inferred CDS: inserted 2 bases in 2 codons; deleted 1 base in 1 codon; substituted 1 base at 1 genomic stop codon), with protein sequence MTIALGKFTKDENDLFDIMDDWLRRDRFVFVGWSGLLLFPCAYFALGGWFTGTTFVTSWYTHGLASSYLEGCNFLTAAVSTPANSLAHSLLLLWGPEAQGDFTRWCQLGGLWTFVALHGAFALIGFMLRQFELARSVQLRPYNAIAFSGPIAVFVSVFLIYPLGQSGWFFAPSFGVAAIFRFILFXQGFHNWTLNPFHMMGVAGVLGAALLCAIHGATVENTLFEDGDGANTFRAFNPTQAEETYSMVTANRFWSQIFGVAFSNKRWLHFFMLFVPVTGLWMSALGVVGLALNLRAYDFVSQEIRAAEDPEFETFYTKNILLNEGIRAWMAAQDQPHENLIFPEEVLPRGNLFNGTLSVAGRDQETTGFAWWAGNARLINLSGKLLGAHVAHAGLIVFWAGAMNLFEVAHFVPEKPMYEQGLILLPHLATLGWGXDPGEVIDTFPYFVSGVLHLISSAVLGFGGIYHALLGPETLEESFPFFGYVWKDRNKMTTILGIHLILLGLGAFLLVFKALYFGGVYDTWAPGGGDVRKITNLTLSPSIIFGYLLKSPFGGEGWIVSVDDLEDIIGGHVWLGSICILGGIWHILTKPFAWARRALVWSGEAYLSYSLGALAIFGFTACCFVWFNNTAYPSEFYGPTGPEASQAQAFTFLVRDQRLGANVGSAQGPTGLGKYLMRSPTGEVIFGGETMRFWDLRAPWLEPLRGPNGLDLSRLXKDIQPWQERRSAEYMTHAPLGSLNSVGGVATEINAVNYVSPRSWLATSHFVLGFFFFVGHLWHAGRARAAAAGFEKGIDRDFEPVLSMTPLN encoded by the exons ATGACTATAGCCCTTGGTAAATTTACCAAAGacgaaaatgatttatttgatattatggaTGATTGGTTACGGAGGGACCGTTTCGTTTTTGTAGGCTGGTCTGGCCTATTGCTCTTTCCTTGTGCCTATTTTGCTTTAGGGGGTTGGTTCACAGGTACAACCTTTGTAACTTCATGGTATACCCATGGATTGGCGAGTTCCTATTTGGAAGGCTGTAATTTCTTAACAGCCGCAGTTTCTACTCCTGCTAATAGTTTAGCGCATTCTTTATTGTTACTGTGGGGTCCTGAAGCACAAGGAGATTTTACTCGTTGGTGTCAATTAGGCGGTTTGTGGACTTTTGTTGCTCTGCATGGCGCTTTCGCACTAATAGGTTTCATGTTACGTCAATTTGAGCTTGCTCGATCTGTTCAATTGCGACCTTATAATGCAATCGCATTCTCTGGTCCAATTGCTGTTTTTGTTTCTGTATTCCTGATTTATCCACTAGGGCAGTCTGGTTGGTTCTTTGCACCCAGTTTTGGTGTAGCAGCTATATTTCGATTCATCCTCT TTCAAGGATTTCATAATTGGACGCTGAACCCATTTCATATGATGGGAGTTGCCGGTGTACTGGGGGCTGCTTTGCTATGCGCTATTCATGGTGCTACCGtagaaaatactttatttgaaGATGGTGATGGTGCAAATACATTCCGTGCTTTTAACCCAACTCAAGCCGAAGAAACTTATTCCATGGTCACTGCTAACCGCTTTTGGTCCCAAATCTTTGGGGTTGCTTTTTCCAATAAACGTTGGTTACATTTCTTTATGTTATTTGTACCAGTAACCGGTTTATGGATGAGTGCTCTTGGAGTAGTCGGTTTGGCCCTGAACCTACGTGCCTATGACTTCGTTTCTCAGGAAATTCGTGCAGCGGAAGATCCGGAATTTGAGACTTTCTACaccaaaaatattctattaaacgaAGGTATTCGTGCTTGGATGGCGGCTCAAGATCAGCCTCATGAAAATCTTATATTCCCTGAGGAGGTTCTACCACGTGGAAAC CTCTTTAATGGAACTTTATCTGTAGCTGGTCGTGACCAAGAAACCACCGGTTTTGCTTGGTGGGCCGGAAATGCCcgacttattaatttatccggTAAACTACTAGGAGCTCATGTAGCCCATGCCGGATTAATCGTATTCTGGGCGGGGGCAATGAACCTATTTGAAGTGGCTCATTTCGTACCAGAGAAGCCTATGTATGAACaaggattaattttacttCCCCATCTAGCTACTCTAGGTTGGGGGTAGGACCCAGGGGAAGTTATAGATACTTTTCCGTACTTTGTATCTGGAGTACTTCATTTAATTTCCTCTGCAGTATTGGGGTTTGGCGGTATTTATCATGCACTTCTGGGACCCGAGACACTGGAAGAATCTTTTCCATTCTTCGGTTATGTAtggaaagatagaaataaaatgaccACAATTTTAGGTATTCACTTAATCTTGTTGGGTCTGGGTGCTTTTCTTCTAGTCTTCAAGGCTCTTTATTTTGGGGGCGTATATGATACTTGGGCTCCGGGAGGGGGAGATGTAAGAAAAATTACCAACTTGACCCTTAGCCCAAGTATCATATTTGGTTATTTACTAAAATCACCCTTTGGTGGGGAAGGATGGATTGTTAGTGTGGACGATTTAGAAGATATAATCGGAGGACATGTATGGTTAGGTTCCATTTGTATACTTGGTGGAATCTGGCATATCTTAACTAAACCCTTCGCGTGGGCTCGACGCGCCCTTGTATGGTCTGGAGAGGCTTACTTATCCTATAGTTTAGGGGCTTTAGCCATCTTTGGGTTCACTGCTTGTTGTTTTGTCTGGTTCAATAATACCGCTTATCCTAGCGAGTTTTACGGACCTACTGGACCAGAAGCTTCTCAGGCTCAAGCATTTACTTTTCTAGTTAGAGACCAACGTCTTGGGGCTAATGTAGGATCTGCTCAAGGACCTACTGGTTTAGGTAAATATCTAATGCGTTCCCCGACCGGAGAAGTCATTTTTGGAGGAGAAACTATGCGTTTCTGGGATCTGCGTGCTCCTTGGTTAGAACCTCTAAGAGGTCCAAATGGATTGGACTTGAGTAGGT AAAAAGACATACAACCTTGGCAAGAACGGCGTTCCGCAGAATATATGACTCATGCTCCTTTAGGCTCTTTAAATTCTGTGGGTGGTGTAGCTACTGAGATTAATGCAGTCAATTATGTCTCTCCTAGAAGTTGGTTAGCTACCTCTCATTTTGTTCTaggattcttcttcttcgtgggTCATTTGTGGCACGCGGGAAGGGCTCGTGCAGCTGCAGCAGGatttgaaaaaggaattgaTCGTGATTTTGAACCTGTTCTTTCCATGACCCCTCTTAATTGA
- the LOC133667569 gene encoding uncharacterized protein LOC133667569, with translation MPRSRINGNFIDKTFSIVANILLQIIPTTSGEKEAFTYYRDGVMSAQSEGNYAEALQNYYEAMRLEIDPYDRSYILYNIGLIHTSNGEHTKALEYYFRALERNPFLPQAFNNMAVICHYGEQAIHQGDSEIAEAWFDQAAEYWKQAIALTPGNYIEAHNWLKITGRFE, from the exons ATGCCTAGATCGCggataaatggaaattttattgataagacCTTTTCAATTGTAGCCAATAtcttattgcaaataattccGACAACTTCAGGAGAAAAGGAGGCATTTACCTATTACAGAGATGGTGt GATGTCAGCTCAATCCGAAGGAAATTATGCAGAAGCTTTACAGAATTATTATGAAGCTATGCGACTAGAAATTGATCCCTACGATCGAAGTTATATACTCTATAATATAGGTCTTATCCATACAAGTAATGGAGAACATACGAAAgctttggaatattattttcgagcACTAGAACGAAATCCATTCTTACCACaagcttttaataatatggCCGTGATCTGTCATTAC GGAGAACAGGCCATTCACCAGGGCGATTCTGAAATTGCGGAGGCTTGGTTTGATCAAGCTGCTGAGTATTGGAAACAGGCTATAGCACTTACTCCTGGTAATTATATTGAAGCACATAATTGGTTGAAGATCACGGGgcgtttcgaataa
- the LOC133667619 gene encoding LOW QUALITY PROTEIN: uncharacterized protein LOC133667619 (The sequence of the model RefSeq protein was modified relative to this genomic sequence to represent the inferred CDS: inserted 6 bases in 4 codons), with the protein MALRFPRFSQGLAQDPTTRRIWFGIATAHDFESHDDITEERLYQNIFASHFGQLAIIFLWTSGNLFHVAWQGNFESWVQDPLHVRPIAHAIWDPHFGQPAVEAFTRXGALGPVNIAYSGVYQWWYTIGLRTNEDLYTGALFLLFLSAISLIAGWLHLQPKWKPSVSWFKNAESRLNHHLSGLFGVSSLAWTGHLVHVAIPGSRGXYVRWNNFLDVLPHPQGLGPLFTGQWNLYAQNPDSSSHLFGTSQGAGTAILTLLXGFHPQTQSLWLTDIAHHHLAIAFVFLVAGHMYRTNFGIGHSIKDLLDAHIPPGGRLGRGHKGLYDTINNSLHFQLGLALASLGVITSLVAQHMYSLPAYAFIAQDFTTQAALYTHHQYIAGFIMTGAFAHGAIFFIRDYNPEQNEDNVLARMLDHKEAIISHLSWASLFLGFHTLGLYVHNDVMLAFGTPEKQILIEPIFAQWIQSAHGKTSYGFDVLLSSTSGPAFNAGRSIWLPGWLNAVNENTNSLFLTIGPGDFXVHHAIALGLHTTTLILVKGALDARGSKLMPDKKDFGYSFPCDGPGRGGTCDISAWDAFYLAVFWMLNTIGWVTFYWHWKHITLWQGNVSQFNESSTYLMGWLRDYLWLNSSQLINGYNPFGMNSLSVWAWMFLFGHLVWATGFMFLISWRGYWQELIETLAWAHERTPLANLIRWRDKPVALSIVQARLVGLAHFSVGYIFTYAAFLIASTSGKFG; encoded by the exons ATGGCATTAAGATTTCCAAGGTTTAGCCAAGGGTTAGCTCAGGACCCCACTACTCGTCGTATTTGGTTTGGTATTGCTACCGCACATGACTTCGAAAGTCATGATGATATTACTGAGGAACGTCtttatcagaatatttttGCTTCCCACTTCGGTCAAttagcaataatttttctgtgGACTTCCGGAAATCTGTTTCATGTAGCTTGGCAaggaaattttgaatcatGGGTACAGGACCCTTTACACGTAAGACCTATTGCTCATGCAATTTGGGATCCTCATTTTGGTCAACCGGCCGTGGAGGCTTTTACTCG GGGTGCTCTCGGCCCAGTGAATATCGCTTATTCTGGTGTTTATCAGTGGTGGTATACAATCGGTTTACGCACTAATGAAGATCTTTATACCGGAgctctttttctattatttctttctgccATATCCTTAATAGCAGGTTGGCTGCACTTACAACCGAAATGGAAACCGAGCGTTTCGTGGTTCAAAAACGCCGAATCTCGTTTGAATCATCATTTGTCAGGACTCTTCGGTGTAAGTTCCTTGGCTTGGACAGGGCATTTAGTACATGTCGCTATTCCTGGATCCAGAG AGTACGTTCGATGGAATAATTTCTTAGATGTATTACCGCATCCCCAAGGGTTAGGCCCACTTTTTACAGGTCAGTGGAATCTTTATGCTCAAAACCCCGATTCGAGTAGTCATTTATTTGGGACCTCCCAAGGAGCAGGAACTGCCATTCTAACCCTTCT GGGATTCCATCCACAAACACAAAGTTTGTGGCTTACTGATATTGCTCATCATCATTTAGCTATTGCATTTGTTTTTCTTGTTGCTGGTCATATGTATAGAACTAATTTCGGGATTGGACACAGTATCAAGGATCTTTTAGATGCACATATTCCTCCAGGAGGACGGTTGGGGCGTGGGCATAAGGGTCTTTATGATACAATCAACAATTCGCTTCATTTTCAATTAGGCCTTGCTCTAGCTTCTTTAGGGGTTATTACCTCCTTGGTAGCTCAACACATGTATTCTTTACCTGCTTATGCATTCATAGCACAAGACTTTACTACTCAAGCTGCATTATATACCCATCACCAATATATCGCAGGATTCATCATGACAGGAGCTTTTGCTCATGGagctatatttttcattagagATTACAACCCGGAGCAAAACGAAGATAATGTATTGGCAAGAATGTTAGACCATAAGGAAGCTATCATATCTCATTTAAGTTGGGCCAGTCTCTTTTTGGGATTCCATACCTTGGGACTTTATGTTCATAATGATGTCATGCTTGCTTTTGGTACTCCGGAAAAGCAAATTTTGATCGAACCCATATTTGCTCAATGGATACAATCGGCTCATGGGAAAACTTCATATGGGTTCGATGTACTTTTATCTTCAACGAGCGGCCCGGCATTCAATGCGGGTCGAAGCATCTGGTTGCCGGGTTGGTTAAATGCTGTTAATGAGAATACTAATTCATTATTCTTAACAATAGGGCCTGGAGACT TGGTCCATCATGCTATTGCTCTGGGTTTACATACAACTACATTGATCTTAGTAAAAGGTGCTTTAGATGCACGCGGTTCCAAGTTAATGCCAGATAAAAAGGATTTCGGTTATAGTTTTCCATGCGACGGCCCTGGGCGAGGAGGTACTTGTGATATTTCGGCATGGGACGCATTTTATTTAGCAGTTTTTTGGATGTTAAATACTATTGGATGGGTTACTTTTTATTGGCATTGGAAGCATATCACATTATGGCAGGGTAATGTTTCACAGTTTAATGAATCTTCCACTTATTTGATGGGCTGGCTAAGAGATTATTTATGGTTAAACTCTTCACAACTTATTAATGGATATAACCCTTTTGGTATGAATAGTTTATCGGTCTGGGCATGGATGTTCTTATTTGGACATCTTGTTTGGGCTACTGGATTTATGTTCTTAATCTCCTGGCGGGGATATTGGCAAGAATTGATTGAAACTTTAGCATGGGCTCATGAACGCACACCTTTGGCCAATTTAATTCGATGGAGAGATAAACCTGTGGCTCTTTCTATTGTGCAAGCAAGATTGGTTGGATTAGCCCATTTTTCTGTAGGTTATATATTCACCTATGCAGCTTTCTTGATTGCCTCTACGTCGGGAAAATTTGGCTAA